The Saccharolobus shibatae B12 genomic interval AAGGATGTACTTATCACTACGGGTGATGGCTCCTTCATATTCGGCGTTCCAGAAGCCTTTTATTACGTGTCCTCAAAGTATCCTACAATGGTTGTGATTTTTGACAACGGTGGTTGGTTAGCGTCAGCCGAGGCAGTAGATGAGGTTTTCCCTGAGAGTTTGGCAAAAAGTAAAAAGTACTATCCAGGGGCAGATTTTGATAAGAGATTCGAGATCGGAAAGACTGTTGAGGCTTTTCATGGCTACTATGAACTAGTTGAGGATCCTTGGGAGATTAAGTCTGCCTTAATAAGGGGTTTAGAGAAAGTTAGAAAAGAGAATAAAATAGCCGTGATTCAAGTTATAGTGGATAAGGTGAGGTAATTATGAAGTTATGTAACAAAGAGATATCGCAAATTGGGTTTGGGACTTGGAAAATTGGCGGAGGTTATTGGAATCCAGATTATTCTAAGGATTCCTATTATATCGAGATGTTAAAGTATGTAATAAGTAAGGGGATAAACATTATCGATACTGCGGAAATGTACGGTGGAGGACATTCGGAAGAACTAGTTGGAAAATCTATACAAGATTTCGATAGAGATGGAATTTTCATTATAACCAAGGTATGGTCTAATCACTTGAGATATGATGATTTAATAAGATCTGCTAAAAATAGTCTAAGAAGGCTCAACTCAAAGTATATTGATCTATATTTGATCCATTGGCCAAATTCTTCAGTACCTTTAGAGGAAAGTATAAGGGCAATGGAGGAATTGGTAGATCAAGGCATTGTAAATTGTATTGGAGTGAGTAATTTTGATGTCAAACTTTTAGAAGAGGCCATGTCGTTAACTAAAAAATATGAAATAGTTGCAAATGAAATAGAGTATAATGTTGAGAATAAAAGCGCAGAAAAAGATGTTATACCGTTTTGTGAAAGGAATAATATAAAAGTAATAGCCTATTCTCCTCTCGCTAGAGGAAATATCAAGAGCAACAAGATATTAGATGAAATCGGACGAAAATATAATAGAACTTCTGTTCAAGTGGCATTAAACTACCTTATGAGGAGATCGATACCAATACCTAAGGCATCGACTAAAGATCACATTGATGAGATCTTGGGAGCTTTAGGATGGAATTTAAGTGATGAGGATTATGAGAGAATTTCCAAAATCTAAATAACTTGGAAACTTTGAAATGAGGAGAAACCATTTTAAAAGATATAAAAAGTGTGGTGTCCATAATCTGGCCATAACATGAGCTCGTTTTGAAGATGAGGTATTATATGATTTAAGTTACTTAAGATATTCCTTTGAACAGAGTTAATGTGCAGTTAGTATTACAGTTAGATGATCAGAAATATTTATACGTTGATGGCGTAATTAGGCCTTTTGATGGTAAGATAAAGACTAGGGATGACGTGATAGGGTACGGTGTTATTTATGATGCAGGTAAGGTAAAAGTTTTATACGATTATAAGGTAGTGAGAGTAAGTGATTTCAGTGTAGTTACACAAGCAATATTGAAGGAAAAAATAGATAATTTGAATATTTATTTGTTTGAAAACGGTAATATTATATACGCATATTTTGGAAATCTCCCTAATCCTAAATTAAACTTTCCATACATGATTATACATGGGATACCTATCGCATTAGGTTCTAAAACTGAGATAATAGAAGCTATAGAAAGGGACTATAGGGTTGCACTATATGCATTAGACAATTTTAGGAATGACCCTAGCATAGTAAATCATTCTATTTTATCTTTAGTCAAATTTGAGAAATGTGAGGATGCAGTAAACTATTATAAGGAATTGAGAGTTTCTGACCCAGAGGTTTCCTTAGCCGTAGCTCAATGTATGGAGAAGATAGGAGAGGAATTGGAGGCCTTAAAGATCTATTCATTTCTATCCGAAGAGAAGTATAGGGAGTTGGAGAGTAAGATTAGAAGTAAGGTAAACTCAATTATTGAGGAATATAGGAAAGAGGGAAACGTGAAGCTCTTAATAGACTCTGTTAAGATGTTACCAACGTATGACGCACCACTTATTGAATTAGGCTGGTATTACGTTAACAAGAGGAAGTTTGAGGATGCTGTAAAATACTTCGAGGAAGCTGTTAAAAGAGTACCTACGTTCCATAATCTGTTGCTATACGCATGGTCTCTTATAAGTAGTGAGAAATATAAGGAGGCATTAGAGGTTATTGAGAAAGCGGAAAGGGTTAAGCGGAATGCCGGTTCCGCATACATAAAAGGATTAGCTTTAGAGGGTTTAAATGCCCCATCTCAAGCTGAAAGAGAGTTCCTCTATGCGTGTAGGGAAGGGATAATTGATGCGTGTATGAAGATTAGATCGTATAAGCTTTACGTACCAGAGCCTTTTGATGCTACAGCCTGGTTAGGCTATGTGCTCTATGGATACGAAGTAAAACAATTGTTGGGAAATGGCGGTATGGGTTATGTGTTATTAGTTGAGAGAAATGGTAGGAAGTATGCTATGAAAGTGATGAAGAAGGAATATACTTTTATAGAAATGCTTTATGAAGTTGCTAAAATGCAAGAAATCTCGAAGAGATCTGAATACTTAGTTAAAATATTTGCTAGTTTTCTAGATGAGAATTGGACAGATTACTTTAGTTCTCCACCCGCAATAATAATGGAATATATGGAAGGGGGTGACTTAAGGTCAGTCTTAGTCGATCAAGAGTATTCTGCGTTACGTCATTCGGTCAAGTGGCCTCAAGTAGTTGCATTCGTGTTCTCTAAACTCGCAAAAGCCGTTATAGAAGTTCATAAGGAAGGGTATACACATTGTGACATAAAACCATCTAATGTTCTGTTCAATAAGAAGCTACCTAGGTACGGAGAAGATGCTCTAAATTCTTTACTCAATTTTGAAGTTGTACCTAAATTATCTGATCTAGGTTCATCGGTAAAAATAGGTACTCCAGTAATGCACTATACTCCCTATTATGCCCATCCCTTACAGAGATTCGGGAATAAAGCCGAAACTATGTTCGACGTTTACTCGTTTACAGTATCCCTTTACGTATCTCTCACTAACAACTTTCCATACCCAGAATGGTTAGAAAATGAAATTGAGGAAGCTGTAAAGAATTCAGAGAAAAGAAAACAAGCTTTGGACGATTTTCATAAAGCAGTACCAAGGCTTGACTATGTACCAGTGGAATTTAAGGACCTTATAATGAGTGGGCTAAAGGGCGAAGTTAGTATGTTAGAGATAAATAGAAAACTGGAAGAAATTTTGATTGAAGATTATAACATAGACATTAATAATTTGAACAGTGAAGCAGAAAAGCTTATAAGCTATTGATGACAGTTATATAAAATAAAAGAGTCGGTGAAAAAGAATGATAGAGCCAATGGCTAGGAAAGTGTTCGAAGGACTAGCATATACGATATGGGAAGACGACGAAGCTAGCGTTGTCCTATTAGAAGGTAAACCAATCCAAGCAAGCTGCGTTGAACACGGAAATCATAATCTATTCGATCTAGAGTGCCCGCATGTAGAAAAGCTATTGAAAAAGATTTTTTCTTAACCCTTCTGAGCTATAACACTTATTTCTATTAATGCGTCTCTTGGTAATCTTGAAACTTCTATAGTAACTCTAGCAGGAGAATTGTTACTGAAATATTTCGAGTAAACTTCATT includes:
- a CDS encoding aldo/keto reductase; translation: MKLCNKEISQIGFGTWKIGGGYWNPDYSKDSYYIEMLKYVISKGINIIDTAEMYGGGHSEELVGKSIQDFDRDGIFIITKVWSNHLRYDDLIRSAKNSLRRLNSKYIDLYLIHWPNSSVPLEESIRAMEELVDQGIVNCIGVSNFDVKLLEEAMSLTKKYEIVANEIEYNVENKSAEKDVIPFCERNNIKVIAYSPLARGNIKSNKILDEIGRKYNRTSVQVALNYLMRRSIPIPKASTKDHIDEILGALGWNLSDEDYERISKI
- a CDS encoding protein kinase domain-containing protein; amino-acid sequence: MQLVLQLDDQKYLYVDGVIRPFDGKIKTRDDVIGYGVIYDAGKVKVLYDYKVVRVSDFSVVTQAILKEKIDNLNIYLFENGNIIYAYFGNLPNPKLNFPYMIIHGIPIALGSKTEIIEAIERDYRVALYALDNFRNDPSIVNHSILSLVKFEKCEDAVNYYKELRVSDPEVSLAVAQCMEKIGEELEALKIYSFLSEEKYRELESKIRSKVNSIIEEYRKEGNVKLLIDSVKMLPTYDAPLIELGWYYVNKRKFEDAVKYFEEAVKRVPTFHNLLLYAWSLISSEKYKEALEVIEKAERVKRNAGSAYIKGLALEGLNAPSQAEREFLYACREGIIDACMKIRSYKLYVPEPFDATAWLGYVLYGYEVKQLLGNGGMGYVLLVERNGRKYAMKVMKKEYTFIEMLYEVAKMQEISKRSEYLVKIFASFLDENWTDYFSSPPAIIMEYMEGGDLRSVLVDQEYSALRHSVKWPQVVAFVFSKLAKAVIEVHKEGYTHCDIKPSNVLFNKKLPRYGEDALNSLLNFEVVPKLSDLGSSVKIGTPVMHYTPYYAHPLQRFGNKAETMFDVYSFTVSLYVSLTNNFPYPEWLENEIEEAVKNSEKRKQALDDFHKAVPRLDYVPVEFKDLIMSGLKGEVSMLEINRKLEEILIEDYNIDINNLNSEAEKLISY